The Acetomicrobium sp. S15 = DSM 107314 genome window below encodes:
- the miaA gene encoding tRNA (adenosine(37)-N6)-dimethylallyltransferase MiaA, with product MREVALFRPESVKKRSIVAIIGPTAVGKTEASLELAERLGCEIISVDSRQVYRYLDIGTDKVSPEVRRVIPHHLIDVVDPDQIFSAADFVRLAGSAIEDIRSRGRYPLLVGGTPFYYKALIDGILTSQLPKDLKLREKLESRAKEEGRSSLHEELARIDPETASKLHPNDLRRVSRALEIYLLTGRTASWWRKEGSRMGGLYDVLYLGLYRPREDLYSRIESRIRRQFVSGFVEEVACLLSKGYGEELPAMQGFGYRELVAYHKGYITLEEAARLDAKSTKAFARRQMTWFKNFSHVIWYDISCISNRALLSDMEGHMRRAFEGWVL from the coding sequence ATGCGCGAGGTCGCCCTTTTTAGGCCGGAGTCGGTGAAAAAGCGCTCGATCGTGGCGATCATCGGGCCCACCGCCGTGGGAAAGACCGAGGCGAGTCTCGAATTGGCCGAGCGGCTTGGATGCGAGATCATCTCGGTGGATTCGCGCCAAGTGTATCGCTACCTCGACATCGGCACGGACAAAGTCTCTCCCGAAGTCCGCAGGGTCATACCTCATCATCTCATCGACGTGGTGGATCCTGACCAGATCTTTTCTGCAGCCGACTTCGTGCGCCTGGCCGGAAGCGCCATCGAAGATATACGATCGAGGGGACGCTACCCGCTCCTCGTTGGGGGGACGCCCTTTTACTATAAGGCCCTGATAGACGGCATCCTGACGTCCCAGTTGCCCAAAGACTTGAAATTGAGAGAAAAGCTTGAAAGTAGGGCCAAAGAAGAGGGGAGGTCCTCTTTGCATGAAGAGCTCGCCCGAATAGACCCGGAAACGGCCTCTAAGCTTCACCCGAACGATCTGAGGAGGGTTTCGAGGGCGCTCGAGATATACCTCCTCACCGGGCGCACCGCTTCGTGGTGGCGCAAAGAGGGGAGCCGCATGGGCGGGCTTTACGACGTCCTTTACCTGGGGCTTTACAGGCCCAGGGAAGACCTTTACAGCCGCATAGAAAGCCGCATAAGGAGGCAGTTCGTCTCCGGTTTCGTCGAGGAGGTGGCATGCCTCCTCTCGAAGGGATACGGAGAGGAGTTGCCTGCCATGCAGGGCTTTGGCTACAGGGAGCTAGTGGCATATCACAAGGGGTACATCACGCTCGAAGAGGCTGCGAGGCTCGACGCCAAATCGACCAAGGCCTTTGCGAGAAGACAGATGACGTGGTTTAAGAATTTTTCTCACGTTATATGGTATGATATTTCCTGTATTTCTAATCGTGCGTTGTTGAGCGACATGGAGGGGCATATGCGCCGCGCTTTCGAGGGTTGGGTTTTATGA
- the alaS gene encoding alanine--tRNA ligase, with protein sequence MEWKSGRNLREAFISFFEERGHKHYKSFPLVPDDPTVLFTIAGMVPFKPYFLGAREPEVKRAVTAQKCLRTNDIDNVGRTGRHHTFFEMLGNFSFGDYFKEQAIPWGWEFLTRVVGLEADRMYATIYRDDDEAFEIWHKVVGLSKERIVRLGEDDNFWAVGPVGPCGPCSELIYDQGPEFSCGSPSCGVGCSCDRYLEVWNLVFMQYDRDTEGVLRPLPKKNIDTGMGLERLCSVVQRAKNDFGTDLFRPIVERVCALAGVRYGSDGRQDMAVRVISDHIRAMAFLVADRVLPSNEGRGYVLRRIIRRSIRYGRLIGLERPFLTELLPVVIDLMADPYEELVEGRSTIEQVLELEERRFARTLEQGTELLEAEIASRLSRKETILPGDVAFVLYDTYGFPLELTEEICKERGLSVDREGFAREMERQRELARAAGRRPSSLKEDVYLELYGELGDTPFEGYVLSEAEASVLALVKGGARAKTAGPGEEVEVFLSSTPFYAQKGGQVGDKGWIEADGTRLRVDDVKYAEGGLVSHLCTVEEGRISAGMKVRAIVDEERRWAIRRHHTATHLLHEAAVRVLGPHVRQAGSLVTPEYLRLDLSHFAPISNDEMKKIEEIVNAEIQANVPLQVLLSSLEDAKALGAKALFEEKYGEEVRVVRVPGFCAELCGGTHVDATGDIGLFKIVREEGIGADARRITAVAGMPAFNCLRQAYEELRGAAERLGADMFAVCDQVGSLQDEIKSLRRALEEAKLQALAARIDDILSKREEIGGVSVVTAAFDGADVGLLRELGDRVKSRQPRSLVVLASRDGERAQLVIMADEAAVKVGVHAGKLAKEVASLAGGGGGGKAQMAQVGGIDPSKVEEALNGVPDILRRMLSS encoded by the coding sequence ATGGAATGGAAGAGCGGACGAAACTTGAGAGAGGCTTTTATTTCGTTTTTTGAAGAGCGGGGGCACAAGCACTACAAGAGCTTTCCGCTGGTCCCCGATGATCCGACGGTGCTCTTTACCATAGCGGGTATGGTGCCGTTTAAGCCCTATTTTTTGGGCGCGAGGGAGCCCGAGGTCAAAAGGGCCGTCACGGCGCAGAAGTGCCTGAGGACTAACGACATAGACAATGTGGGTAGAACTGGCAGGCATCACACGTTCTTCGAGATGCTGGGGAATTTCAGCTTCGGCGACTACTTCAAGGAGCAGGCGATACCGTGGGGATGGGAATTTTTGACCCGCGTCGTAGGCCTTGAAGCCGACCGGATGTACGCCACCATATATCGCGATGACGACGAGGCCTTCGAGATATGGCATAAAGTTGTTGGGCTTTCCAAGGAGCGGATAGTGCGGCTGGGAGAGGACGACAACTTCTGGGCCGTGGGGCCGGTTGGCCCCTGCGGCCCCTGCTCTGAGCTGATATATGACCAAGGGCCGGAATTTTCCTGCGGTTCGCCCTCCTGCGGCGTGGGCTGCAGCTGCGACAGATACTTAGAGGTGTGGAACCTCGTCTTCATGCAGTACGACAGGGACACAGAAGGCGTCCTCCGCCCTCTGCCCAAGAAGAACATAGACACCGGTATGGGGCTCGAACGGCTCTGCTCGGTTGTGCAACGGGCCAAAAACGATTTCGGCACGGACCTCTTCAGGCCTATCGTGGAGCGGGTCTGCGCATTGGCCGGCGTCCGCTACGGCAGCGACGGTCGCCAGGACATGGCCGTCAGGGTGATATCCGACCACATCAGGGCCATGGCCTTTTTGGTCGCCGACAGGGTGTTGCCCTCCAACGAGGGCAGGGGATACGTCTTGAGGCGCATAATCCGTCGCTCCATCCGCTACGGCCGTCTCATAGGTTTGGAAAGGCCATTCCTGACGGAACTTTTGCCCGTGGTCATAGATCTGATGGCCGATCCTTACGAGGAGCTGGTGGAGGGCCGATCTACGATAGAGCAGGTCTTGGAATTGGAAGAGCGGCGGTTTGCGCGCACGCTCGAACAGGGCACCGAACTGTTAGAGGCTGAAATTGCCTCTCGCCTCTCCCGCAAGGAGACGATCTTGCCCGGAGATGTGGCTTTCGTCCTGTACGACACCTACGGCTTTCCCCTGGAGCTCACCGAGGAGATATGCAAAGAGAGAGGGCTTTCCGTGGACAGAGAGGGCTTTGCGAGAGAGATGGAAAGGCAACGCGAACTCGCCCGCGCCGCCGGCAGGCGCCCCTCTTCTCTGAAGGAAGACGTATATCTCGAACTTTACGGAGAGCTCGGCGATACGCCCTTTGAGGGGTATGTCCTCTCCGAGGCCGAAGCCAGCGTCTTGGCCCTCGTAAAAGGGGGTGCGCGCGCAAAAACGGCTGGGCCCGGAGAAGAGGTGGAGGTGTTTTTGTCTTCGACCCCCTTTTACGCGCAAAAAGGCGGTCAAGTGGGGGATAAAGGGTGGATCGAGGCCGATGGCACAAGGCTTAGGGTTGACGATGTGAAGTATGCGGAAGGCGGCCTCGTATCGCACCTCTGCACGGTGGAAGAGGGGCGCATATCCGCGGGAATGAAGGTTAGAGCCATCGTAGACGAAGAGAGGCGCTGGGCCATCAGACGACATCACACTGCGACTCACTTGCTTCACGAGGCCGCCGTGAGGGTCTTAGGGCCTCACGTACGCCAGGCGGGCTCGCTCGTAACGCCGGAATATCTGCGCCTCGATCTATCGCACTTTGCGCCCATTTCTAACGACGAGATGAAAAAGATTGAAGAGATTGTGAACGCCGAGATACAGGCCAATGTGCCCCTTCAGGTCCTTCTGTCGTCTTTGGAGGACGCCAAGGCCTTGGGAGCGAAGGCGCTGTTTGAGGAGAAATACGGCGAAGAGGTGCGCGTGGTGCGCGTTCCTGGCTTCTGCGCCGAGCTCTGCGGCGGAACCCACGTGGACGCCACTGGCGACATAGGGCTTTTCAAGATCGTCCGCGAGGAGGGCATAGGAGCCGACGCCAGGCGGATAACGGCCGTGGCCGGAATGCCTGCGTTCAATTGTTTAAGGCAGGCATACGAGGAATTGCGCGGCGCGGCCGAGCGTCTCGGCGCGGATATGTTTGCGGTCTGCGACCAGGTCGGGTCCCTCCAGGATGAGATAAAATCCCTGCGGCGCGCCCTTGAGGAGGCTAAACTCCAGGCTCTCGCCGCTCGTATCGACGACATCTTGAGCAAGAGGGAAGAGATAGGGGGCGTCTCTGTCGTAACGGCGGCCTTCGACGGCGCGGATGTGGGGCTTTTAAGGGAATTGGGCGACCGCGTGAAGTCCAGGCAGCCCCGCTCGCTCGTGGTTTTGGCGAGCCGCGACGGAGAGCGCGCTCAACTCGTCATCATGGCCGACGAAGCTGCCGTCAAAGTCGGCGTTCACGCCGGTAAGCTGGCGAAGGAAGTGGCCTCCCTTGCGGGCGGCGGCGGAGGTGGTAAGGCGCAGATGGCTCAAGTCGGCGGGATAGACCCGTCGAAGGTGGAAGAGGCGCTTAACGGTGTGCCGGATATATTGAGGAGGATGTTGAGCTCGTAA
- the ruvX gene encoding Holliday junction resolvase RuvX, translated as MPRIMGLDVGEVRIGVAVSDPLGFFAQGIAVLSRRSEWLERLAELVEFYDVSKIVVGLPVRTSGLEGVEAHRMRRVVKLLRSRFPVLEIEVWDERFTTTIAERSLLEGDVSRLDRRKKIDKVAASVMLQSFLDAKREGL; from the coding sequence ATGCCCAGGATCATGGGTTTGGATGTGGGCGAAGTGCGCATAGGAGTGGCCGTGAGCGATCCCCTGGGCTTTTTCGCCCAGGGGATCGCGGTGTTGTCGAGGCGTTCGGAGTGGCTCGAAAGACTTGCCGAGCTCGTCGAGTTTTACGACGTTTCGAAAATAGTGGTCGGCCTGCCGGTGAGGACAAGCGGTCTCGAGGGGGTCGAGGCACACCGCATGCGCAGGGTCGTGAAACTCCTTAGGTCGCGCTTTCCTGTGCTTGAGATCGAGGTGTGGGACGAGCGCTTTACGACGACCATCGCGGAACGGTCTCTCCTCGAGGGGGACGTTTCGAGACTCGATAGGCGCAAAAAGATCGATAAGGTGGCAGCCAGCGTGATGTTACAGAGCTTCCTCGACGCCAAGCGGGAGGGCCTTTGA
- the ispH gene encoding 4-hydroxy-3-methylbut-2-enyl diphosphate reductase, producing the protein MIVILADPTGLCFGVKRAIEELERSINSRGKVYALGSPIHNPQEVKRLEGMGLVVVNSPQEVPHGGTAFIRAHGATPQAIEELRRRGCEIVDGTCPFVRNVQEKVAFLSKEGYTVVIVGDPDHPEVQGIRGYAVGDSFVVSDPSRVDLVPSCAGLGVVAQTTQKEDVLAAVSASLVPKAKELRLYNTICSATLSRQEAVRRLAGEADGIIVIGGRNSANTGKLVSIAKSMGVDVQWIENADELDWGGLEGKEKIGIAAGASTPGWLIEDLVSRLRRRSMGG; encoded by the coding sequence ATGATCGTGATCCTGGCTGACCCGACAGGCCTTTGTTTCGGGGTCAAGAGGGCAATAGAGGAGCTCGAACGCTCCATCAACTCGAGGGGCAAGGTTTACGCCTTGGGTAGCCCCATTCACAACCCCCAAGAGGTGAAGCGCCTGGAAGGTATGGGGCTTGTGGTGGTTAATTCCCCGCAGGAGGTTCCCCATGGGGGCACGGCTTTCATAAGGGCTCATGGCGCTACTCCGCAGGCCATCGAAGAGCTGCGCCGCCGAGGCTGTGAAATAGTGGACGGCACGTGTCCGTTCGTGCGCAACGTCCAGGAGAAGGTCGCTTTCCTCTCGAAGGAGGGATATACGGTCGTCATAGTGGGCGATCCCGATCATCCCGAGGTCCAGGGCATAAGGGGATACGCCGTGGGTGACTCCTTCGTGGTGAGCGATCCTTCGCGAGTCGACCTCGTCCCTTCCTGTGCCGGCCTTGGGGTAGTAGCTCAGACCACCCAGAAAGAAGACGTACTGGCGGCAGTAAGCGCCTCCTTGGTGCCTAAGGCCAAGGAATTGCGATTGTACAATACAATTTGCAGCGCGACGCTTTCCAGGCAGGAAGCGGTGAGGCGCCTTGCAGGCGAGGCCGATGGCATCATAGTCATAGGCGGTCGCAACAGCGCCAACACCGGCAAGCTGGTGAGCATCGCAAAATCTATGGGAGTCGACGTTCAATGGATCGAGAACGCCGATGAGTTGGATTGGGGGGGATTGGAAGGCAAAGAGAAGATAGGCATAGCCGCCGGGGCGAGCACCCCGGGTTGGCTGATAGAAGATCTGGTATCGAGGTTGAGACGGCGGTCGATGGGGGGATAA